One segment of Bacillus alkalisoli DNA contains the following:
- the rplT gene encoding 50S ribosomal protein L20 produces the protein MPRVKGGTVSRRRRKKVIKLAKGYFGSKHTLYKVANQAVMKSFNYAYRDRRQKKRDFRKLWIARINAAARINGLSYSRLMHGLKVAGIEVNRKMLAELAVSDEKAFAELATAAKNSLNK, from the coding sequence ATGCCAAGAGTTAAAGGCGGTACAGTATCACGCAGACGTCGTAAAAAAGTTATAAAATTAGCTAAAGGTTATTTCGGTTCTAAACATACTTTATATAAAGTAGCAAATCAAGCAGTAATGAAATCATTCAACTATGCTTATCGTGATCGTCGTCAAAAGAAACGCGACTTCCGTAAGCTTTGGATTGCTCGTATTAACGCAGCAGCTCGTATAAATGGTCTTTCTTACAGCCGTTTAATGCACGGATTAAAAGTAGCTGGTATCGAAGTTAACCGTAAAATGTTAGCTGAATTAGCAGTTAGCGACGAAAAAGCATTTGCTGAATTAGCAACTGCTGCAAAAAACAGCTTAAACAAATAA
- the sspI gene encoding small acid-soluble spore protein SspI, whose amino-acid sequence MNLNLRHAIRQNVEGNNQEELQATIVDAIQNGEEKMLPGLGVLFEVIWQNSSEQDKQEMLGTLESGLK is encoded by the coding sequence ATGAATTTGAATTTACGTCACGCTATTCGTCAAAATGTAGAAGGCAACAACCAGGAGGAATTACAAGCAACGATCGTGGATGCGATTCAAAATGGTGAAGAAAAAATGCTTCCCGGTCTTGGGGTATTGTTTGAAGTAATTTGGCAAAACTCTTCTGAGCAAGATAAGCAAGAGATGTTAGGTACTTTAGAAAGCGGATTAAAATAA
- a CDS encoding TVP38/TMEM64 family protein: protein MDERLTVLYMMIETHWLLASIAFILFHIVRQILFIPVVIICIAGGALFGGLVGSIYSIVGLTLSSLLFYILYNQMPRVFAKILKMKEKWFGNRAKISVGQVTVLRLIPFIHFHLLSLCLIETTKNFRDYIKASFLSNIPIAIIYTVFGQVITELSLVSVIVLLVVLLAVSLLARQKYVIIKWDTFFRKEKVMKKG, encoded by the coding sequence ATGGATGAGCGATTAACCGTACTATACATGATGATAGAAACACATTGGTTACTAGCATCTATCGCATTTATACTTTTCCACATCGTCAGGCAAATTTTATTCATACCTGTTGTCATTATTTGTATTGCAGGTGGAGCCCTTTTCGGAGGCTTAGTAGGGAGTATTTACTCTATCGTTGGATTAACGTTATCTAGTCTATTATTTTATATTTTATATAATCAAATGCCAAGAGTGTTTGCAAAAATATTAAAAATGAAGGAAAAGTGGTTTGGGAACAGAGCGAAAATTTCTGTCGGTCAAGTAACTGTATTACGACTAATACCATTTATCCATTTTCATTTATTATCATTATGTTTAATAGAAACTACTAAAAACTTCCGCGACTATATAAAGGCTTCATTTTTATCAAACATCCCCATTGCTATCATTTATACTGTTTTTGGTCAGGTAATCACGGAATTATCTCTAGTTTCCGTTATTGTTCTATTAGTTGTATTACTAGCTGTGTCCCTTTTAGCTAGACAAAAATATGTCATTATTAAATGGGATACATTTTTCAGAAAAGAAAAAGTGATGAAAAAAGGGTAA
- the infC gene encoding translation initiation factor IF-3: protein MISKDMMVNDGIRAREVRLIGQNGDQLGIKTKTEALEIAAKANLDLVMVAPTAKPPVCRIMDYGKFRFEQQKKDKEARKNQKVISVKEVRLSPTIDEHDFNTKLRNAIKFLEKGDKVKASIRFKGRAITHKEIGQRVLDRFSAACAEVSTIESAPKMDGRSMFLMLAPKNEK from the coding sequence ATTATTAGCAAAGATATGATGGTTAATGATGGGATTCGTGCCCGTGAAGTTCGTCTGATTGGTCAAAATGGAGATCAACTTGGAATCAAAACGAAAACAGAAGCACTGGAGATTGCTGCAAAAGCAAATCTTGACTTAGTAATGGTTGCGCCTACTGCAAAACCTCCTGTATGCCGAATTATGGACTACGGAAAGTTCCGTTTCGAGCAACAGAAGAAGGATAAAGAAGCCCGTAAAAACCAAAAAGTTATTAGCGTAAAAGAAGTTCGTTTAAGTCCAACTATTGATGAGCATGACTTTAACACGAAGCTTCGAAATGCGATTAAGTTCCTTGAAAAAGGAGACAAAGTAAAAGCATCGATTCGCTTTAAAGGTCGTGCAATTACACATAAAGAAATTGGTCAACGTGTTCTTGATCGTTTCTCCGCAGCTTGTGCGGAAGTATCAACAATTGAATCGGCACCTAAAATGGATGGCCGTAGTATGTTCTTAATGTTAGCACCCAAAAACGAAAAGTAA
- a CDS encoding M42 family metallopeptidase, whose product MAKLDETLTMLKDLTDAKGIPGNEKEPRDVMKRYIEAYADEVTTDGLGSLIAKKIGKADGPKIMVAGHLDEVGFMVTNIDDRGFIRFQTVGGWWSQVMLAQRVTIVTRKGDVTGVIGSKPPHILPPEARKKPVDIKDMFIDIGASSREEAAEWGVTPGDQIVPYFEFTVMNNEKMLLAKAWDNRIGCAIAIDVLKHLKDADHPNVVYGVGTVQEEVGLRGAKTSANVIQPDIGFGVDVGIAGDTPGITEKEALSKMGKGPQIILYDASMISHKGLRDFVTGVADEMEIPYQFDSVAGGGTDSGAIHLTAQGVPALSITIATRYIHSHAAMLHRDDYENAVKLIAEVIKRLDTETVKTITFE is encoded by the coding sequence ATGGCAAAGTTAGATGAAACATTAACAATGCTAAAAGACTTAACGGATGCGAAAGGCATCCCTGGAAACGAGAAAGAACCTCGTGATGTAATGAAACGATACATAGAAGCATATGCCGATGAAGTAACCACAGACGGATTAGGAAGCTTAATTGCCAAAAAAATCGGTAAAGCAGACGGTCCGAAAATTATGGTGGCAGGTCACTTAGACGAAGTAGGATTCATGGTAACAAACATTGATGACCGTGGATTCATTCGCTTCCAAACAGTAGGTGGCTGGTGGTCACAAGTAATGCTAGCTCAACGTGTTACGATTGTAACGCGTAAAGGTGATGTAACAGGTGTAATTGGCTCAAAACCACCTCACATCTTACCTCCTGAAGCTCGCAAAAAGCCAGTTGATATTAAAGATATGTTTATTGATATCGGGGCATCTAGTCGTGAAGAAGCAGCGGAGTGGGGCGTAACTCCTGGTGACCAAATCGTTCCTTACTTCGAATTTACTGTAATGAACAACGAAAAAATGCTACTTGCAAAAGCATGGGATAACCGCATTGGTTGTGCAATTGCTATTGACGTATTAAAGCATTTAAAAGATGCTGACCATCCGAACGTAGTGTACGGAGTAGGTACAGTTCAAGAAGAAGTTGGCCTACGTGGAGCGAAAACTTCTGCTAACGTGATTCAACCTGATATCGGTTTCGGCGTTGATGTTGGTATTGCTGGTGATACACCAGGCATAACGGAAAAAGAAGCGTTAAGCAAAATGGGTAAAGGTCCTCAAATTATTCTTTATGACGCTTCTATGATTTCTCATAAAGGATTACGCGACTTTGTTACAGGTGTAGCAGATGAAATGGAAATTCCATATCAGTTTGATTCTGTAGCTGGTGGTGGAACGGACTCTGGGGCTATTCACTTAACAGCTCAAGGTGTACCAGCACTGTCTATCACAATCGCAACTCGCTACATTCACTCACATGCAGCGATGTTACACCGTGACGACTACGAAAATGCAGTAAAATTAATTGCAGAAGTAATTAAACGTTTAGATACAGAAACAGTTAAAACTATTACATTTGAATAA
- the thrS gene encoding threonine--tRNA ligase, protein MSELVKISFPDGAVKEFEKGTTTEDIAASISPGLKKKAIAGLLNGEQIDLRTSINGDGQISIITQDSEEALSIMRHSTAHLMAQAIKRIYGNTVKLGIGPVIENGFYYDIDMEHSLTPEDLPVIEKEMKKIVNENLDVVRVEVSREEAIRRYEEIGDELKLELIRELPEGETITIYEQGEFYDLCRGVHVPSTGKIKEFKLLSIAGAYWRGDSKNKMLQRIYGTAFFKKAELDEHLRLLEEAKERDHRKLGKELDLFFNSQKVGQGLPLWLPKGSTIRRVVERYIVDKEIRLGYDHVYTPIMGSVELYKTSGHWDHYQDGMFPPMEMDNEQLVLRPMNCPHHMMVYKNSIHSYRQLPVRIAELGTMHRYEMSGALSGLQRVRGMTLNDAHIFVRPDQIKDEFKRVVNLVQEVYKDFSLENYSFRLSYRDPEDTEKYYNDDAMWEKAQTMLKEAMDELGLDYFEAEGEAAFYGPKLDVQVRTALGKDETLSTVQLDFLLPEKFDLSYVGEDGKQHRPVVIHRGVVSTMERFVAFLIEEYKGAFPTWLAPVQVQVIPVSPEVHFDYAKEVQERLKAEGIRVELDERNEKIGYKIREAQMQKIPYMLVLGDNEITDRAVNVRKYGEQKSETISLDAFVDAIVKEAKK, encoded by the coding sequence ATGTCTGAATTAGTAAAGATTTCATTTCCAGACGGAGCGGTAAAGGAGTTTGAGAAAGGCACAACAACAGAAGATATTGCGGCATCCATTAGCCCAGGTCTGAAAAAGAAAGCAATTGCTGGATTATTAAACGGCGAACAAATAGATTTACGTACTTCAATAAACGGTGATGGGCAAATTAGCATTATTACTCAAGACAGTGAAGAAGCTTTATCTATCATGCGTCACAGCACGGCCCACTTAATGGCACAAGCTATTAAACGTATATATGGCAATACCGTAAAACTTGGAATTGGACCTGTTATTGAAAATGGATTCTATTATGACATTGACATGGAACACTCATTAACACCAGAAGATTTACCAGTTATTGAAAAAGAAATGAAAAAGATTGTGAATGAAAACTTGGATGTAGTTCGCGTGGAAGTTTCACGTGAAGAAGCAATTCGTCGTTATGAAGAAATTGGCGATGAGCTTAAACTTGAATTAATTCGTGAACTTCCTGAAGGAGAAACAATTACTATTTACGAACAAGGTGAGTTTTATGACCTTTGCCGTGGTGTACACGTTCCTTCAACTGGGAAGATAAAAGAATTCAAATTGTTAAGCATTGCTGGAGCTTATTGGCGTGGTGATAGCAAAAATAAAATGTTACAACGAATTTACGGAACTGCATTTTTCAAAAAGGCAGAGCTTGATGAGCACCTTCGTTTATTAGAAGAAGCAAAAGAGCGTGACCACCGTAAATTAGGAAAAGAGCTAGACCTTTTCTTTAACTCACAAAAAGTTGGGCAAGGCTTGCCATTATGGCTTCCGAAAGGTTCAACAATTCGCCGTGTAGTGGAACGCTACATCGTAGACAAAGAAATTCGTCTTGGATACGATCACGTATACACTCCTATTATGGGAAGCGTGGAGTTATACAAAACTTCCGGTCACTGGGATCACTATCAAGATGGCATGTTCCCTCCAATGGAGATGGACAACGAACAATTAGTGTTACGTCCAATGAACTGTCCGCACCATATGATGGTTTACAAAAATAGCATACACAGTTATCGTCAGTTGCCAGTTCGTATTGCCGAGCTTGGAACAATGCATCGTTATGAAATGTCCGGAGCACTATCAGGATTACAACGTGTACGTGGTATGACTTTAAATGACGCACATATTTTTGTTCGCCCAGATCAAATTAAAGATGAATTTAAGCGCGTAGTTAACTTAGTACAAGAAGTGTACAAAGATTTCAGCTTAGAAAACTATTCGTTCCGTTTATCATACCGTGACCCTGAAGATACAGAAAAATATTACAATGATGATGCAATGTGGGAAAAAGCTCAAACGATGTTAAAAGAAGCAATGGATGAACTAGGCTTAGACTACTTCGAAGCAGAAGGGGAAGCAGCATTCTACGGTCCTAAATTAGATGTTCAAGTGCGTACTGCTCTTGGGAAAGATGAAACGCTTTCCACTGTACAACTTGACTTCTTGTTACCAGAGAAATTTGACTTATCTTACGTTGGAGAAGATGGAAAGCAACACCGTCCAGTCGTTATTCACCGTGGGGTAGTTTCAACGATGGAACGTTTCGTTGCCTTCTTAATTGAAGAATACAAAGGAGCATTCCCAACTTGGTTAGCACCAGTACAAGTTCAAGTAATCCCTGTTTCTCCTGAAGTTCATTTTGACTATGCAAAGGAAGTGCAAGAGCGCTTAAAAGCAGAAGGAATTCGTGTAGAACTTGACGAACGTAACGAAAAAATCGGCTACAAAATTCGTGAAGCACAAATGCAAAAAATCCCTTACATGCTAGTCTTAGGAGACAACGAAATCACAGACCGAGCAGTAAACGTCCGAAAATACGGAGAACAAAAATCCGAAACAATCTCCCTAGACGCATTTGTAGATGCAATAGTTAAGGAAGCAAAAAAGTAA
- a CDS encoding sigma-w pathway protein ysdB — MLFVILIRLLVIALIVFLIYFTIKYILNPKRKLELAHEKKNFFMLDAKENVRKNFILTYKGVMFEGEKYLGTTDQSFEVVSIFIFPKSNAKLQGLQKHDFQYIEKEVRRTYPNAIIDWKSPIKEFLKNN, encoded by the coding sequence ATGTTGTTTGTTATCCTCATTCGTTTACTTGTAATTGCCCTTATTGTTTTTCTTATCTATTTTACCATTAAATATATACTGAATCCTAAGCGAAAGCTTGAACTTGCTCACGAAAAGAAAAATTTCTTCATGCTAGATGCAAAGGAAAACGTAAGGAAAAATTTCATATTAACTTATAAAGGCGTCATGTTTGAAGGTGAAAAATATTTAGGGACGACTGATCAATCTTTTGAAGTTGTATCTATTTTTATATTCCCTAAAAGCAATGCCAAGTTACAAGGCCTTCAAAAGCACGACTTCCAATATATCGAAAAAGAAGTACGACGCACTTATCCTAACGCAATTATAGATTGGAAGAGTCCAATAAAAGAATTTCTGAAAAATAATTAG
- the rpmI gene encoding 50S ribosomal protein L35 yields MPKMKTHRGSAKRFKKTGSGKLKRAHAYTSHLFGNKSQKQKRKLRKAAVVSKGDFKRIRHMLDNIK; encoded by the coding sequence ATGCCTAAAATGAAAACTCATCGCGGTTCAGCAAAAAGATTCAAAAAGACTGGATCTGGTAAACTGAAGCGTGCTCATGCTTACACAAGTCACTTATTCGGAAACAAATCTCAAAAGCAAAAACGTAAATTACGTAAAGCTGCTGTAGTAAGCAAAGGTGACTTCAAGCGTATCCGTCACATGTTAGACAACATCAAATAA
- the dut gene encoding dUTP diphosphatase produces MDYELKVKRVHTDAQLPFRANVGDAGLDLFSVEEKVIKSGEAALIRTGLVLELPKGTEAQVRPRSGLALKHSVTVLNSPGTIDEGYRGEVKVILINHGKKDFLVEKNMRVAQMVMAPVTKVNIVQVEEVTDTSRGVGGFGSSGINKE; encoded by the coding sequence TTGGATTATGAATTAAAAGTAAAACGAGTACATACTGATGCACAATTACCTTTTCGGGCAAATGTTGGCGATGCTGGCTTAGATTTGTTTTCTGTGGAAGAAAAAGTAATAAAATCGGGTGAAGCGGCTTTAATTCGTACTGGTCTCGTCCTAGAATTGCCAAAGGGTACAGAAGCCCAAGTCAGACCTAGAAGCGGCCTTGCTTTAAAACATTCCGTTACCGTTTTAAATAGCCCAGGTACAATAGATGAAGGTTACCGAGGAGAAGTGAAAGTTATCTTAATAAACCATGGGAAAAAAGATTTCCTTGTAGAGAAGAATATGAGGGTCGCGCAAATGGTTATGGCACCAGTTACCAAAGTAAATATTGTTCAAGTAGAAGAAGTTACGGATACCAGTAGAGGAGTAGGAGGATTCGGCTCGTCTGGTATTAATAAGGAATAG
- a CDS encoding DUF1294 domain-containing protein: protein MKEFFLIYMFINLLSFLLMKTDKERAKKQQWRIPEFHLWTVSLLGGALGGWIAMRMFRHKTKHISFRYGLPLLTIVQIALIIYFLIGLT, encoded by the coding sequence ATGAAAGAGTTTTTTCTCATATATATGTTTATTAACCTTTTATCATTTCTCTTAATGAAAACGGATAAAGAAAGAGCAAAAAAACAACAATGGCGCATTCCAGAGTTTCATCTTTGGACGGTATCGTTACTTGGTGGAGCTTTAGGTGGATGGATCGCTATGCGTATGTTCCGTCATAAAACAAAGCACATATCCTTTCGTTACGGCTTACCACTGCTAACCATTGTGCAAATAGCATTAATTATCTATTTTTTAATCGGATTAACATAA